One Gemmatimonadaceae bacterium genomic window carries:
- a CDS encoding UvrD-helicase domain-containing protein, with translation MTTTGWTGSLFDIAPPTRNQEELVRGLNPAQREAVAHDEGPMLVLAGAGSGKTRVLTSRIVRLMSERGVAPHEILAVTFTNKAAGEMRARITAQLGREPRGMWCGTFHALGARMLRGVAPLVGREPNFTIYDEGDSLTACKRVMERRQVSVKQWSPNAVLAAISDAKNALVSASEYATTARDPFSQVVAGVYSDLESALERANAVTFDDLLVLPVRALQRDAALRTHYQHRFRYVLVDEYQDTNAAQYQFVALMGGGYRNVMVVGDDDQSIYGWRGADIRNILNFERDFPGARIVRLEDNYRSTPNVLALANAVIAENTERRGKTLRATRAPGEPVTLIETLDERDEAEVIADIVLERTARGSWARRDCAILYRTNAQSRALEDAFRRRMIAYRLVGAVRFYDRQEIRDLMAYLKLIANPADDEAFRRAINVPRRGLGDATVALLAERASIAGLSLLAMASQSDVLNALRPAARTSLEAFVSVVQRFRLLAADASVDELLRLLVDQIGYADHLRAEGQEGLERIENVREMIAGAAEVVADDGGEVGLTPLDHFLQKATLVTGIDRLDPDADAVTMMTMHNAKGLEFPLVVVSGLEDGLFPLARAAEDPKQLEEERRLFYVGITRAERKLYLTCAEQRRRNGEMMFSVPSRFLRAITASLAERQKSARARSEGRGGYQSRPTSGDDGWGRSSYNRGAAAGGVKRAAGPYGSASYRGTSSNGEIPFGKAPVQWSDRAARPRAPEPEDESQDAPRFAVGERVRHAKFGTGTIAELTGAGRDAKVRIDFDDDEVGRKTLVVAQAKLERGWE, from the coding sequence ATGACAACGACGGGCTGGACCGGTTCACTGTTTGACATTGCGCCACCAACGCGGAACCAGGAGGAACTGGTGCGCGGACTGAATCCGGCGCAGCGGGAGGCTGTGGCGCACGACGAGGGTCCGATGCTGGTACTGGCTGGTGCCGGTTCCGGAAAGACTCGCGTCCTGACCTCACGGATCGTTCGTCTGATGTCCGAGCGCGGCGTGGCGCCGCATGAAATCCTCGCGGTGACATTCACCAACAAGGCCGCCGGGGAGATGCGGGCGCGGATCACTGCGCAGCTTGGGCGCGAGCCACGCGGCATGTGGTGCGGGACGTTCCATGCCCTCGGCGCGCGGATGCTGCGCGGAGTCGCGCCGCTCGTGGGCCGCGAGCCGAATTTCACGATCTATGACGAGGGGGATTCCCTCACCGCGTGCAAGCGCGTCATGGAGCGGCGGCAGGTGAGTGTGAAGCAGTGGAGTCCGAATGCCGTCCTGGCGGCGATCTCCGACGCCAAGAACGCGTTGGTGTCCGCCAGTGAATACGCCACCACCGCGCGCGATCCGTTTTCACAGGTCGTGGCCGGCGTGTACAGCGACCTGGAATCGGCGCTGGAACGGGCAAACGCCGTGACGTTCGACGACCTGCTGGTGCTGCCGGTGCGCGCCCTGCAACGGGACGCGGCCCTGCGGACGCACTATCAGCATCGCTTTCGCTACGTCCTGGTGGACGAATATCAGGATACCAACGCGGCGCAGTACCAGTTCGTCGCCCTCATGGGTGGTGGCTATCGGAACGTGATGGTGGTGGGCGATGACGATCAGTCCATCTACGGCTGGCGTGGTGCGGACATTCGCAACATCCTGAACTTCGAACGCGACTTTCCCGGTGCGCGAATTGTGCGCCTGGAGGACAACTACCGTTCGACGCCGAATGTGCTGGCACTGGCCAATGCGGTGATTGCTGAGAACACGGAGCGACGCGGCAAGACCCTGCGCGCAACGCGAGCGCCCGGAGAACCGGTGACGCTGATTGAGACGCTGGATGAGCGCGATGAGGCGGAGGTCATTGCGGACATCGTGCTCGAGCGGACGGCGCGTGGCAGTTGGGCGCGGCGCGATTGCGCCATCCTCTATCGTACCAACGCGCAGAGCCGAGCCCTGGAGGATGCGTTTCGTCGACGGATGATCGCCTACCGATTGGTCGGCGCCGTCCGATTCTACGATCGCCAGGAGATTCGCGACTTGATGGCGTATCTCAAGTTGATCGCCAATCCGGCGGACGACGAAGCGTTTCGGCGCGCGATCAACGTACCGCGTCGTGGACTGGGTGATGCGACGGTGGCGTTGTTGGCGGAACGCGCGTCCATCGCCGGACTTTCGTTGCTGGCGATGGCCTCGCAGTCGGATGTCCTGAACGCCCTGCGACCGGCGGCCCGCACGTCGCTCGAGGCATTCGTGTCGGTCGTGCAGCGTTTCCGACTGCTCGCCGCGGACGCGTCGGTCGACGAACTGCTGCGCCTGTTGGTTGATCAGATCGGGTACGCCGATCACCTGCGGGCCGAAGGACAGGAGGGCCTCGAACGCATCGAGAATGTCCGCGAGATGATTGCCGGCGCCGCCGAAGTCGTGGCGGATGACGGCGGGGAAGTGGGCCTTACGCCGCTGGATCATTTCCTGCAGAAAGCGACGCTGGTGACCGGTATCGACCGGCTTGATCCCGACGCGGATGCCGTGACCATGATGACCATGCACAACGCGAAGGGCCTGGAGTTCCCGCTTGTGGTGGTGTCCGGCCTGGAGGATGGCCTCTTCCCGCTGGCTCGCGCGGCGGAAGATCCGAAGCAGTTGGAAGAGGAACGTCGCCTGTTTTATGTCGGCATTACCCGGGCTGAACGAAAGCTGTATCTGACCTGCGCGGAGCAGCGCCGCCGCAACGGGGAAATGATGTTCTCGGTGCCATCCCGTTTCCTTCGCGCGATTACAGCATCCCTCGCGGAACGACAGAAGTCCGCACGTGCGCGCTCGGAAGGACGGGGAGGATACCAGAGTCGCCCGACGTCTGGCGACGACGGCTGGGGACGTAGCAGCTACAATCGCGGGGCCGCCGCGGGGGGCGTGAAGCGTGCTGCGGGTCCATACGGGAGTGCGTCCTATCGCGGCACCTCGTCGAATGGCGAGATTCCCTTTGGCAAGGCGCCCGTGCAGTGGAGTGATCGTGCCGCACGTCCGCGGGCACCGGAGCCCGAGGATGAATCGCAGGACGCGCCACGGTTCGCCGTTGGCGAACGGGTGCGCCACGCGAAGTTCGGCACGGGGACGATTGCCGAGTTGACCGGCGCGGGGCGCGATGCGAAAGTGCGTATCGACTTTGACGACGACGAGGTTGGTCGCAAGACCCTGGTCGTGGCGCAAGCCAAACTTGAACGCGGGTGGGAGTAG
- the gatC gene encoding Asp-tRNA(Asn)/Glu-tRNA(Gln) amidotransferase subunit GatC, which translates to MSISESDVRHVATLARLGLSAARIPSLVEELNGILDHMDVLQRVELPVPHAGETAARAMPLRDDVPMPGVTEAARTAFAPAMRDGFFLVPRLDTHGAAGVPAPGAGVADAIDDPSPTS; encoded by the coding sequence GTGAGTATCTCCGAGTCCGATGTCCGGCACGTGGCGACGCTCGCACGACTGGGGCTGAGCGCGGCACGCATTCCGTCGTTGGTTGAGGAACTCAATGGCATTCTCGACCACATGGATGTCCTGCAGCGAGTCGAGCTGCCGGTGCCCCATGCGGGCGAGACGGCCGCGCGGGCGATGCCACTGCGCGACGACGTGCCGATGCCTGGCGTGACCGAGGCCGCGCGGACGGCGTTTGCACCGGCAATGCGTGACGGGTTCTTCCTGGTCCCGCGACTGGATACCCACGGTGCCGCCGGAGTCCCTGCGCCGGGTGCCGGAGTGGCGGATGCCATCGACGACCCATCACCGACGTCATGA
- the gatA gene encoding Asp-tRNA(Asn)/Glu-tRNA(Gln) amidotransferase subunit GatA, whose translation MADAVNDGLCAPGDLTNAALARIQSRAAGPDGLNAVLAVDELGSAHDADVVQSHVMRGTAMALAGVPLLVKDNIATHHLPTSCGSRILAGYISPFEATVVQRLRAAGAIVIGKTNMDEFAMGSSTENSAFGPTRNPIDPTRVPGGSSGGSAAAVAAGVTPVALGSETGGSVRQPAAFCGIVGVKPTYGRVSRYGLVAFASSLDHVGVFGRRVSDAARVFTVMAGVDRHDATSVDVPVPTIPDRADSSLAGVVIGRPLEYFPESLDPRIRTLCDAALERLRARGAEVRDVSLPNTALAIPVYYILAPAEASSNLARFDGVRYGARIGGEGLRSMYEATRSGGFGAEVTRRILLGTYVLSAGYYDAYYRRAQAVRDLITQDFSRVFASGVHALFTPTTPTTAFALGAVSDPYEMYLSDIFTATANLAGVPAMSQPIGRIDGLPVGGQLMAAHFDEATMFRVAHVLEDALGEAAHR comes from the coding sequence ATGGCCGACGCGGTCAATGATGGCCTGTGCGCGCCGGGTGACCTTACGAACGCCGCCCTGGCCCGCATCCAGTCGCGCGCCGCCGGGCCTGATGGACTCAACGCGGTGCTCGCCGTGGATGAACTGGGCTCGGCGCACGACGCGGACGTCGTGCAGTCGCACGTGATGCGCGGCACCGCGATGGCACTGGCCGGGGTACCGCTGCTGGTCAAGGACAACATTGCGACCCATCACCTGCCGACGTCATGCGGATCGCGGATCCTCGCCGGATACATCAGTCCGTTTGAGGCGACGGTTGTGCAGCGCCTGCGTGCAGCAGGCGCGATCGTGATTGGCAAGACCAACATGGATGAGTTCGCGATGGGCTCATCAACGGAGAACAGTGCATTCGGACCAACGCGAAACCCGATCGATCCCACGCGGGTTCCAGGGGGGTCGTCCGGCGGGTCCGCGGCGGCAGTGGCAGCGGGCGTGACACCGGTTGCACTGGGCTCGGAGACGGGCGGCTCCGTGCGCCAACCCGCGGCGTTCTGCGGCATTGTCGGCGTGAAACCGACCTATGGGCGCGTCAGTCGCTACGGTCTTGTCGCCTTTGCATCGTCTCTGGATCATGTGGGCGTGTTCGGACGTCGTGTCAGTGATGCCGCGCGTGTCTTCACGGTCATGGCCGGCGTGGATCGGCACGACGCCACCTCGGTCGACGTGCCAGTGCCGACGATCCCGGACCGTGCGGACTCGTCGTTGGCGGGCGTGGTGATTGGTCGACCCCTGGAGTACTTCCCCGAATCACTCGACCCTCGCATTCGGACCTTGTGCGATGCGGCGCTGGAGCGACTGCGCGCGCGTGGTGCCGAGGTGCGGGACGTCAGCCTGCCCAATACGGCCCTGGCCATCCCCGTGTACTACATCCTCGCGCCGGCTGAGGCCTCCAGCAACCTCGCACGATTTGATGGGGTACGGTACGGGGCGCGCATCGGGGGGGAGGGATTGCGATCCATGTACGAGGCGACGCGTTCAGGCGGTTTCGGCGCCGAGGTGACGCGACGAATCCTCCTCGGTACGTATGTCCTGAGCGCCGGGTACTACGACGCGTACTACCGGCGCGCGCAGGCCGTGCGCGACTTGATCACGCAGGATTTCTCGCGGGTGTTCGCGTCCGGAGTACATGCGTTGTTCACACCCACCACGCCCACCACGGCCTTTGCGCTCGGCGCTGTCTCCGATCCGTACGAGATGTATCTGAGTGACATCTTCACGGCGACCGCCAATCTTGCCGGTGTGCCGGCGATGTCGCAGCCGATTGGCCGTATCGACGGCTTGCCGGTAGGCGGACAGCTGATGGCCGCGCACTTTGATGAGGCGACCATGTTTCGCGTGGCACACGTGCTTGAGGACGCGCTCGGCGAGGCGGCGCACCGATGA
- the gatB gene encoding Asp-tRNA(Asn)/Glu-tRNA(Gln) amidotransferase subunit GatB, whose protein sequence is MTTDYELVVGLEVHCQLATATKIFCGCRTSFGDSPNRNTCPVCLGLPGALPVLNAHAVLLATRAALALGCEVHATSVFARKNYFYPDLPKGYQISQFDRPLATAGVIDVGDDATGTRPIGITRVHMEEDAGKSVHDRFPGYTAIDLNRAGTPLIEIVSEPDMRSAQDAGRYLRQLKQILEYTAVSDANMEEGSLRVDVNISVRRFGDRQLGTKTEIKNLNTFSGVERSIEIEYARQCTAIDAGREIVQQTMLWDGVRNEIRPARSKEGSHDYRYFPDPDLPPLVLTQAFIDAQRASVPELPRARRERFVSAGGPPAADAEQLTASSVLADYYEQVVATSRDAKRAANWVLGVVLAAVNARGGSIAVPPVSAERVGALIRLEADGTISNTAARQLFSMLLDEDAEPAQLAEREGLLKVSDDAALIAWIDEVFAEMPNEARRFLNGEAKLQGVLLGVVMRKSKGAADPRRLGQILAGRVG, encoded by the coding sequence ATGACCACCGACTATGAACTGGTGGTCGGTCTCGAAGTGCATTGCCAGCTGGCGACCGCCACAAAGATCTTCTGCGGGTGTCGGACCTCCTTCGGCGATTCGCCCAATCGCAACACGTGTCCTGTGTGCCTCGGGTTGCCTGGCGCGCTCCCCGTCTTGAACGCTCACGCAGTCCTGTTGGCGACACGAGCGGCGCTCGCGCTCGGATGCGAGGTGCACGCCACGTCCGTATTCGCGCGCAAGAATTATTTCTATCCCGATTTGCCGAAGGGCTATCAAATCTCGCAGTTTGATCGACCGCTGGCGACTGCGGGGGTGATCGATGTCGGTGATGACGCGACAGGCACGAGACCAATCGGCATCACACGCGTGCATATGGAGGAGGATGCCGGCAAGTCCGTGCATGATCGGTTCCCAGGCTACACCGCGATTGATCTCAACCGCGCCGGCACGCCATTGATCGAGATCGTATCGGAGCCTGACATGCGTTCGGCCCAGGATGCGGGCCGGTATCTGCGGCAGCTCAAGCAGATCCTCGAATATACCGCCGTGTCAGACGCCAACATGGAAGAGGGCTCGTTGCGCGTGGATGTCAACATCTCCGTGCGGCGATTCGGCGACCGACAGTTGGGGACGAAGACCGAGATCAAGAATCTCAACACGTTTTCCGGCGTTGAACGGTCGATCGAAATCGAGTATGCGCGACAGTGCACCGCGATCGATGCCGGCCGGGAGATTGTGCAGCAAACGATGCTCTGGGATGGCGTGCGCAACGAGATTCGCCCGGCGCGCAGCAAAGAGGGAAGTCACGACTATCGGTATTTCCCGGATCCCGATCTGCCGCCGTTGGTTCTCACCCAGGCGTTCATCGATGCGCAACGTGCCAGTGTGCCCGAGTTGCCGCGCGCCCGCCGCGAGCGATTCGTCTCGGCCGGTGGCCCGCCCGCGGCCGACGCCGAACAACTGACAGCGTCCTCGGTGTTGGCCGATTACTACGAACAGGTGGTGGCGACGTCGCGGGACGCCAAGCGCGCCGCCAACTGGGTGCTGGGCGTGGTGTTGGCGGCCGTGAATGCCCGAGGGGGATCCATCGCGGTCCCTCCGGTGTCCGCCGAGCGCGTCGGTGCCCTCATTCGCCTCGAGGCGGATGGCACCATCTCCAATACGGCGGCGCGTCAGCTCTTCAGCATGCTCCTTGACGAAGACGCCGAGCCGGCCCAACTGGCGGAGCGCGAAGGTTTGCTCAAGGTGTCTGATGATGCCGCCCTCATCGCGTGGATTGACGAGGTATTTGCCGAGATGCCAAATGAGGCTCGTCGGTTCCTGAACGGGGAAGCGAAGCTGCAGGGTGTACTGCTTGGCGTCGTGATGCGAAAATCGAAGGGCGCCGCCGATCCGCGGCGTCTCGGTCAGATCTTGGCTGGCCGCGTCGGTTGA
- a CDS encoding zinc dependent phospholipase C family protein, with the protein MTRLTPRAVPLAAILAAALLALLVPTPLFAWTPGTHVFLGDALLRNLTVLPGHIAELLAAFPSDFLYGSIAADTSIAKKYAEVGRHCHSWHIGMEIHEDARHPALRAFALGYLAHLAADVVAHNFYVPRQLAVTSSTAAVGHSYWESRIDTHIGDPWPRRARELLMLDHSGSDQHLDRILSPTLFGTATNRRIFRGMVYVTDTDSWQRIFQLVSENSRWDLTDADVSRYLVRSFDYVVDLLSRWDASEPFNYDPSGDGPLREAKKVRRLARRQGGDVRAALKADRMFGLPVSTLHHAADLPEPLFQPTRPAKI; encoded by the coding sequence ATGACGCGCCTGACGCCTAGGGCCGTGCCCCTTGCGGCGATCCTGGCAGCAGCGCTTCTGGCACTGCTGGTCCCAACGCCGTTGTTCGCCTGGACACCAGGCACGCACGTCTTTCTCGGTGATGCACTCCTGCGGAATCTCACGGTGTTGCCAGGACACATCGCCGAACTGCTCGCCGCGTTTCCCAGCGACTTCCTCTACGGCTCCATCGCGGCCGACACGAGTATCGCCAAGAAATACGCCGAGGTCGGGCGTCACTGTCATTCGTGGCACATCGGCATGGAAATCCACGAGGACGCGCGCCACCCTGCGCTGCGCGCGTTTGCGCTCGGTTACCTCGCCCATCTCGCAGCGGATGTCGTGGCGCACAACTTCTACGTGCCGCGCCAGTTGGCCGTGACGTCGAGCACCGCCGCCGTGGGCCACAGTTACTGGGAATCGCGTATCGACACGCACATTGGTGATCCCTGGCCTCGGCGCGCGCGCGAGTTGCTGATGCTGGACCACAGCGGGTCCGACCAACACCTCGACCGTATCCTGAGTCCCACGTTGTTCGGGACCGCCACCAATCGACGCATCTTTCGCGGCATGGTGTACGTGACGGATACGGACTCGTGGCAGCGGATCTTCCAATTGGTGTCGGAAAACAGCCGTTGGGATCTGACCGACGCCGATGTGTCCCGATATCTGGTGCGATCCTTCGACTATGTCGTGGATCTGCTGTCTCGCTGGGACGCGAGTGAGCCGTTCAACTACGATCCTTCCGGTGACGGGCCGCTGCGGGAAGCCAAGAAGGTGCGACGATTGGCGCGGCGACAGGGCGGCGATGTGCGGGCCGCGCTCAAGGCCGATCGGATGTTCGGGCTTCCCGTCTCGACGCTACACCATGCGGCCGACTTGCCGGAACCGTTGTTTCAACCGACGCGGCCAGCCAAGATCTGA
- the murA gene encoding UDP-N-acetylglucosamine 1-carboxyvinyltransferase: protein MPAIQYIVKGGHRLSGTIRPAGNKNAALPIVAAALLTDQPVQLDNVPRIRDIETLVELIRTTGAECEWTGPNALRIHARSVHAGDLDPVMCARIRASILLAAPLLARCGDVTLSPPGGDVIGRRRLDTHFHVLQALGAEYELGERFRFTTKGLKGADVFLDEPSVTATENALVAAVAASGRTVLRNAASEPHVQDLARFLVALGARIDGIGSNVYTIDGGRSLGGTTYAIGPDHIEVGSFIGLAAVTRSALRIAGAGVEHLRSTLMGFERLGIHCQIEGDDLLVAADQSRVIQSDLGGHVPKLEDQPWPSFPADLMSIAIVTATQCEGMILMHEKMFESRMFFVDKLVGMGARIVLCDPHRAIVSGPTRLRGSTVESPDIRAGMAMLLAALCAEGTSRINNAQQIERGYERVEERLGALGAHITRVEFSPR from the coding sequence ATGCCAGCGATCCAGTATATTGTCAAGGGAGGCCACCGCCTCTCGGGAACCATTCGTCCGGCCGGCAACAAGAATGCCGCCCTGCCGATCGTCGCTGCGGCGCTGCTCACCGATCAGCCCGTGCAGCTGGACAACGTGCCGCGGATCCGCGACATCGAGACGTTGGTCGAGTTGATTCGCACGACGGGGGCGGAATGCGAGTGGACGGGCCCCAACGCGCTGCGCATTCACGCGCGATCGGTGCATGCGGGCGATCTCGATCCCGTCATGTGCGCCCGCATAAGGGCGTCGATCCTGCTGGCCGCCCCGCTCCTGGCTCGGTGCGGTGATGTCACACTGTCGCCGCCCGGCGGGGACGTGATCGGGCGCCGACGCCTCGATACCCATTTCCACGTGCTGCAAGCCCTGGGGGCCGAATACGAGTTGGGCGAACGGTTTCGCTTCACCACCAAGGGGCTCAAGGGCGCCGATGTGTTTCTCGATGAACCGAGTGTGACGGCGACGGAGAATGCACTGGTAGCGGCGGTGGCGGCGTCCGGGCGGACCGTGCTGCGCAACGCCGCCAGTGAACCGCATGTGCAGGACCTCGCGCGATTCCTCGTGGCACTCGGCGCGCGCATCGACGGGATCGGTTCAAATGTCTACACGATTGACGGTGGCCGTTCGCTCGGTGGCACGACATATGCCATCGGCCCTGACCACATCGAAGTGGGATCATTCATCGGACTCGCGGCGGTGACGCGTTCCGCCCTGCGCATTGCGGGCGCCGGGGTCGAGCACCTGCGAAGCACCCTCATGGGGTTCGAACGCCTGGGTATTCACTGCCAGATCGAAGGCGATGACTTGCTGGTCGCGGCGGACCAGTCGCGCGTAATCCAGAGCGACCTCGGTGGCCACGTGCCGAAGCTGGAGGATCAGCCGTGGCCATCGTTCCCGGCTGATCTCATGTCGATTGCCATCGTGACGGCGACGCAATGCGAGGGCATGATTCTCATGCACGAGAAGATGTTCGAGTCCCGCATGTTCTTTGTGGACAAGCTCGTCGGCATGGGCGCGCGAATCGTGCTCTGTGATCCGCATCGCGCGATCGTGTCGGGCCCCACCCGTTTGCGCGGCAGCACGGTGGAGTCCCCGGATATCCGTGCGGGCATGGCGATGCTGCTCGCAGCGCTCTGCGCCGAGGGGACCAGTCGCATCAACAATGCGCAGCAGATCGAACGCGGCTATGAACGCGTGGAAGAGCGACTGGGGGCACTTGGCGCGCATATCACCCGCGTGGAATTCAGTCCGCGCTGA
- a CDS encoding polyphenol oxidase family protein — translation MTRWNGLLDALSARGIHRVVSAVQVHGADVVRHVGGWRGWLRVRGVDGHVSEEPGTALVVTVADCTPVFISHPRGVIAALHAGWRGTAGGILRVGLDAMSGLGCPADECHVHLGPAICGDCYEVGPEVFEATLGVRRARGLLDVRAILGEQATRQGVRHLTVSARCTRCDQARFFSHRGRDTGRQLGVIALEAHQTADSLIMSPAVQ, via the coding sequence ATGACGCGCTGGAACGGACTGCTCGACGCCTTGTCGGCGCGCGGGATTCACCGGGTGGTAAGTGCGGTGCAGGTACATGGAGCCGACGTCGTCCGTCACGTCGGCGGGTGGCGCGGGTGGCTTCGTGTGCGCGGCGTCGATGGTCACGTGTCGGAGGAACCGGGGACCGCGCTCGTGGTGACCGTGGCCGACTGCACGCCCGTCTTCATCTCGCATCCGCGCGGCGTGATTGCGGCGCTGCACGCGGGTTGGCGCGGAACCGCCGGCGGGATCCTCCGCGTGGGGCTGGACGCGATGTCCGGCCTCGGTTGCCCGGCGGATGAGTGCCACGTACATCTCGGTCCTGCGATATGCGGGGACTGCTACGAGGTCGGGCCGGAAGTATTCGAGGCGACCCTCGGAGTGCGCCGGGCCAGGGGGCTTCTCGACGTCCGCGCGATTCTGGGGGAGCAGGCCACCCGCCAGGGAGTCCGCCACCTCACCGTCAGCGCACGCTGCACGCGCTGTGACCAGGCGCGCTTCTTCAGCCATCGCGGCCGTGACACCGGGCGCCAGCTGGGCGTGATCGCGCTCGAGGCACACCAGACCGCTGATTCTTTGATAATGTCGCCTGCCGTCCAATGA
- a CDS encoding ribosome maturation factor RimP, with protein MGESSEPIVVEELDALGFDLVELRRGGSRSRPVLEIRIDRRDGTKVTIEDCARASRALEARLEAGALVSEQYVLEVSSPGADRPLRSAADWRRFIGRQATVTCAALAGGKQEVEILGLEGEGNAAVAHVRDPKGRETHVPLADVTQARLAFHWKR; from the coding sequence ATGGGCGAGAGTAGCGAACCCATTGTCGTTGAAGAGCTTGACGCGTTGGGATTCGATCTGGTTGAACTCCGACGCGGCGGCTCCCGTTCGCGGCCGGTGCTGGAGATCCGGATCGATCGGCGAGACGGCACGAAGGTAACGATCGAAGACTGCGCCCGCGCCTCTCGTGCCCTTGAGGCGCGGTTGGAAGCGGGCGCGCTGGTGAGTGAGCAGTATGTACTCGAAGTGTCGTCGCCGGGGGCCGATCGGCCTCTTCGGTCTGCGGCGGACTGGCGCCGGTTCATTGGACGCCAGGCCACGGTGACGTGCGCAGCATTGGCTGGTGGCAAACAGGAGGTCGAAATTCTCGGCCTCGAGGGCGAGGGAAACGCGGCAGTCGCACATGTGCGGGATCCGAAGGGGCGGGAGACGCACGTTCCGCTCGCGGACGTTACGCAGGCGCGGCTGGCGTTCCACTGGAAACGATAG
- the nusA gene encoding transcription termination factor NusA yields the protein MVGSAEILAAFRELSNSKQLDRTELHGLLQDGIHAALAKKHGANVQAEVEINEDKGSIRIVLLKTVVEEVTDPSREVLLEEARFEDTEFQVGDVMEIPVDFAEFGRTAVQAAKQRIIQRVREGERSRIRDEFSGRVGDLLSGEVQQIERGKLVVMLNKFREAEAIIPYREQNHREHYHQGEPVRAVLKRVEDTPKGPRLILSRSDALFVQALFKLEVPEIQQGIVEIKAAAREVGSRTKIAVTSRDEAVDPVGACVGLKGSRVQAVVNELGGERIDIVPWSPDPERFAKLALAPARVARVFSDTVTRTIQAVVDEDQLSLAIGRNGQNVRLASELTGWKIDLYSSREWMEKGGEAPLFAPLPEEGDADADVPLNEIEGLETSTVAVLAEAGYQTLNDILDLDRDDLLRLPGIAPVEADRIMAIIDELTMEDDADSGPSTGTEPG from the coding sequence ATGGTCGGATCGGCGGAGATACTGGCAGCGTTCCGCGAACTGTCCAATTCGAAGCAGCTCGATCGAACGGAATTGCATGGGCTCCTCCAGGACGGCATTCACGCCGCTCTGGCCAAGAAGCATGGTGCCAATGTGCAGGCCGAGGTCGAGATCAACGAAGACAAGGGCTCCATCCGCATCGTCCTGCTGAAGACGGTGGTCGAGGAGGTCACCGACCCTTCGCGTGAAGTACTGCTAGAAGAGGCGCGGTTCGAGGATACGGAGTTTCAGGTCGGGGACGTGATGGAGATCCCGGTGGATTTCGCGGAGTTCGGCCGTACGGCCGTGCAAGCCGCGAAGCAACGGATCATCCAGCGTGTCCGCGAGGGCGAGCGCTCGCGCATCCGTGACGAATTCTCGGGGCGGGTCGGCGATCTCCTGTCGGGCGAAGTGCAGCAAATCGAGCGGGGAAAGCTTGTGGTGATGCTCAACAAGTTCCGCGAGGCGGAAGCCATCATTCCGTATCGGGAACAGAATCATCGCGAGCATTACCATCAGGGTGAACCGGTGCGCGCGGTGCTCAAGCGTGTCGAGGACACCCCCAAGGGGCCGCGCCTGATTCTGAGTCGGTCCGATGCGCTCTTTGTGCAGGCGTTGTTCAAGCTGGAAGTTCCCGAGATTCAGCAGGGCATCGTCGAGATCAAGGCCGCCGCACGTGAAGTCGGCAGCCGCACCAAGATTGCCGTGACGTCGCGCGATGAAGCGGTGGATCCCGTTGGGGCGTGCGTGGGCCTGAAGGGGTCCCGCGTGCAGGCCGTGGTGAACGAACTCGGCGGTGAACGCATCGACATCGTCCCGTGGTCGCCCGATCCTGAGCGCTTTGCCAAGCTGGCCTTGGCACCGGCGCGCGTCGCGCGCGTGTTCAGCGATACGGTCACGCGAACGATCCAAGCGGTCGTGGACGAGGATCAGCTGTCGCTCGCCATTGGCCGCAACGGGCAGAATGTCCGTCTCGCGTCCGAGCTGACAGGCTGGAAGATCGATCTGTATTCGAGTCGCGAGTGGATGGAGAAGGGTGGTGAGGCGCCACTGTTCGCGCCGCTGCCGGAAGAAGGCGATGCGGATGCCGATGTGCCGCTGAACGAGATCGAGGGACTGGAAACGTCCACGGTCGCGGTGCTCGCGGAAGCTGGGTATCAGACGCTCAACGATATTCTCGACCTCGATCGCGATGATTTGCTGCGGTTGCCCGGCATTGCGCCGGTCGAAGCCGATCGAATCATGGCGATCATCGACGAGCTGACGATGGAAGATGACGCTGACAGTGGACCGTCGACGGGTACGGAACCGGGGTGA